The window AGCTGCGTTTTTTATCCAGTTTATAGATATCCATAAGGATTTGATCTATTTGATTTATGCCAGTGAGGTGCATTTCAGAATAATCTGAAACAGTTACTGTTTCCGTTCCTATATGTTTTCTTTTTAAGGGGGTTAAAGAACCTTTTTCCAAATCCAGCCAGTATAATTCCAATTGATGCGTTCGGGGATAATCCACTGCATTTACATAAGGAGGTGAAGTGATTGCCAAGTCAATAGAATTATTACTTAATTGAATTGACCTTGCTTCCGAATCAGGAAGGATAATACATTGGGAACAGGAAGAACTGATGTTATAAAATTCTTCCATTTTGTAGGAGTTAATTAGCAAGGTCTCAATAAATTTGGAAATTGCCAAGGAAGGATAGATATTCTTTTGTAGTTTTTTTCTTACTACTGTTCTGGTGCAACCGTCGTCTGCATTAGAAACAGTCCTGATGATAGAAGAAAAACAGATAAGGTAAAAATCTAATAAATCCTTATCAAAGGTTAAATCGTAGATTGTCTGCTTTATGTATGCTAATTCATAGATAATATAATCCTCAAACCATGTATCTCTATAGGGGAAAACAGGTATTTCATCTTTCTTGACGAAATTTGGAGAGTAATTTTCCAGCATATTTAAGATGTTTTTATTCGTCTGATATATTATTCGGGGATGGATAGGTGTGGTCTTTACCTTGATCAATAATCGGCAGAAATCTTCAACATCTACAGCATAAGTGTTTCTACCCTGTAATATTGCTTCCAGATTAGTTGTCCCACTTCCAGCAAAAGGATCAAGAACTGTTTCTCCTGCTATTGAATACTTTTGAATTAACCAACGAGGTAATTCCGGAAAGAACTTAGCAGGATATTTGTGGATACCATGCAGATACTTGGATTGATCAGAACTGATGAAAAGAAAACTGTCACTTGTATTTACAGGTAAAGAAACAGGTATATTGCCAGCTACTTTTATAATGCATTCTCCAAATTCATTTTGAATTGGTTCTATAGAAGATGTTTCAATAGCGGTTAGCTGAGAATAGTTATGTTTATTGCTATAATACTTTATTTTTTTTTGGACATTTTCTTTTAA is drawn from Candidatus Cloacimonas sp. and contains these coding sequences:
- a CDS encoding DNA methyltransferase produces the protein MVAYKAIDLDSLKENVQKKIKYYSNKHNYSQLTAIETSSIEPIQNEFGECIIKVAGNIPVSLPVNTSDSFLFISSDQSKYLHGIHKYPAKFFPELPRWLIQKYSIAGETVLDPFAGSGTTNLEAILQGRNTYAVDVEDFCRLLIKVKTTPIHPRIIYQTNKNILNMLENYSPNFVKKDEIPVFPYRDTWFEDYIIYELAYIKQTIYDLTFDKDLLDFYLICFSSIIRTVSNADDGCTRTVVRKKLQKNIYPSLAISKFIETLLINSYKMEEFYNISSSCSQCIILPDSEARSIQLSNNSIDLAITSPPYVNAVDYPRTHQLELYWLDLEKGSLTPLKRKHIGTETVTVSDYSEMHLTGINQIDQILMDIYKLDKKRSFIAYKYLVDMKDNLSEVFRLLKPGKRYVIAVGNNRIRGYLFETWKYICLLAEQVGFDIEIWFISEIIKHFIKVPREERINRDYIIVLRKRENA